In Myxococcales bacterium, the DNA window CTACCGGGACGGCGATGGGAAACTGGCCTTGCAGGCCGTCTCGGCGGGCGCGGACCACCTTCAGGCGACACCGAGCGAGGCCATCGCGGTGTCGTCGAAACGAAACGAGGTCGCGTTCTTCGATGCGCTCAGCTACGGCAACTACGACTACGCCGCGGTTCGCGAGGTGAACCTCACCAACGGCATCGAGACGCGTACCCCTCTCTACTTCCCCAGCTCATACGGGGCAGCACAGATCGGGCAGATCGTGTCCGCCGCCTACCGAGCCTACGACGATTCATACTTCATCCTGGTCCGACGCTCGGCAACGGTCGACCTATTCCGGTTCGACCGTCGGTCCGCGCTCCAGCTCGTGAAGAGCTTCGCCGATTCAGGGACCGGCGTGCCCGAGGTGACGACGGATGAGGACGGCCGTATCGCCGTCTCGCGACGAGGGGCGGGATTTGCCGCGGTGGTGCTCGATGTGTCCTATGACCTCGTGGTTACCCCGCGTGCGCACCTTTCGGGCACGGAAGCCTTGGCGGCCGCACCTACTCTGACTCCTGAGGGGCTTTACCTGGACCGCGGAGGCATCTCGTCGGATACCGTTGTTCCCCTTCAACAGGCAGGGGTCCCAGGAATCAACGTTCACGATATCCCTGGCGGTAGCTGGCAGGGCATCTTCCAATGAGGCGCGGGGTTTGGATACTTGGTGCCGCAGCTAGCGCGTTCTGTGCTGCCGTGTCAGCATGGTCTTGCTCACAGGGCACGCTCCCGGAGGAGCCCGTGGGTGCCGTCGATGCTTCGACGGCCCAGGACAGCTCGAGACTTGATGCCGGCTTCGACGCACGGGACGCGAACGTTTCGGTGGATGCCGGAGAGCTCGATATCCCAGGCGAGTGGGAGAAAATCCAGGCAAGCCCGGGGAGCTGCCCCCTATGGACACTCCGCGATGCATCGGTGATTCCACCGCTGCCGTGGAAGGCGTGTGCTAACGGTCGTCCTGACTGCCGGTTCTTCTCGGCAGATTGGGAGGAACGAGGCGTGGTCTGGGGATTTATGCCATGGGGCAACGATCCAGTGCATGAGCGCAGCGGCGACCCGCGCGTGGCGTATGTTCGTGGTACGCGCCATCAAAGTAAGTTCCTGTACTTCGTGTCACAGTCGATCGAGGGACAAGCTCATGTGGCGTATGCCGCGTATGCGCCCACATGCGCAAGTATGTTTGGGGCTAGTCAATATGGCCTAGCGATCGGGCTCTATTCCGAAGCCGAAGGCAGCTTTCTCGGCTTTGCTCCGTTGGCTTCACCGGGGGCGATGACGTTCACGAAGGCAGCCATCGAGCCGACCTTGGACGCGTTCTCGGGAACAACCCCGGTCGCAAACGGGATCCTCGTCGAGCAGGTGGCCTTCGGGTCGCGAAACCACGCAGCTCGCTTCGACCTTCAAAACAAGACGTTTTACGGCCCTGGCATCCTCAGCGAGCAGCCGGTCAAGCTTGGGGAAGGCTTCATCGCCCTCATGGCGACGTCGCCACCCGTGATCGCGTACGTGCCACCCGCGGGCGGGTACCAGCCCCTTCGGCGCGCGGCGCCCGGTCACCAATTTTTCACGCTCACCGTCGACCATGACACCTCCGCTATCGTGTGGGCGGAGGACGATGGCAACGAGAACATGACGATCTGGACGTCTCCCGCGGCCACCACGGAGGCCGCGATGCAGCCGCGCCGGGTAGCCAAGCTGCGGTTCGTGAGCAAAATCGCTGCGAGGAATGGGGTCATTGCCATCAAGGTGAACGACAACCTGGCGCGCTTGATACGCCTCTCGGACGGGCTGGGCTGGGACTTGCCGAAGGAAGACGGCCTAGAGTTCAGCACACCCCTGTGGTTGACCGAAGAAGCGGTGTGGTTCCTCGCTTCCCGCCGGTACAACGGCGGTTTCCCGTTCAACTCGGGCATTCGGTACGCGCGAAACGCGCTCGGGCCGCCCACCGTGCCTTCGGGGCTGTGAGCACACGATGAAGAGGTCGGAGGTCAGGATGAATCGTCGTCGAAGGTGGCTCGCGCTGGTGGCGCTGGTTTCGGTCGTGCTCGGCTCGGCGCTCGCGTCGGCGCGGGAGCGGGGGCCGAGCGGCATGTACCCGACGGGCACGTTGATCCTTCGCAACGCGCAGGGGCCACGCCTGGCCGTGAGCCACGAGATCGCCGAGGTGCCGAAGCAGCACACGCCCGCGGCGCTGGTGGCCGCGGACGTGAACAAAGAGCTCTTGATCGTGGCGGTGCAGAAGGTGCCGTGCTCGGAGCTCCGGGCGATGGTGACCTCGGGCTTCGCGCGGCGAGGGGTGTCGGCGACGGAGGGTACGCAGCTCACCCAGGCGTGCGACCGGGCCGACCTCGCGCCAGGAACACGAGCGATGCTCAGGTACGACGCCGCGACGAAGACCACGACCTTCGCGGTGAACGGGGTAGGGAAACGCACCGTGACGGGAGCCGCCGCGATGCGCGCGGTGTGGTCCTCGTTCCTGGAGGGGACGGACGGGGAGAAGATGGCTACGCGGTTCTAGGGGGCCCATCGGGTAGCGGTCTCATCGCCACGGATAAACCGGCCGAGCCAACCATGAACGACCCAGCGCGAATTTCGGCAAGGGTTTCCACGGCCACGAAGGAGGAGCTCGATCGCTTCGCGGCGCGCCGCGGGCTCAAGAGAAGCTTCGTGGTCGAGCAAGCGCTGCTGTACTTCATCGAAGCGGGACGGGACCTGCCCGACGAAGCGCTCCTCCCGTCCCGTTCGGTGCTCGACGACGATGCGTTCGAGCGGATCGCTACGCTGCTCGAGTCTCCGCCCGCGCCGACGGAGGCGCTTCGCGAGCTGATGCGCGGTCAAGGCCGTTGAGCCGCCGAGAAGTCCAAACCGCGATCGCCGACGCACATATGGCCCCCGCCGCCCCCGGCCTCATCGCACGCCCTCTCCT includes these proteins:
- a CDS encoding DUF1778 domain-containing protein: MNDPARISARVSTATKEELDRFAARRGLKRSFVVEQALLYFIEAGRDLPDEALLPSRSVLDDDAFERIATLLESPPAPTEALRELMRGQGR